A single region of the Leptodactylus fuscus isolate aLepFus1 chromosome 5, aLepFus1.hap2, whole genome shotgun sequence genome encodes:
- the LOC142204142 gene encoding protocadherin alpha-13-like — protein sequence MLYQRLDYKARNRLIHFFLLQITWDVVLSQLHYIIPEESKHGTFVGRIAQDLGLDIGEINSRMLHIVSRDEKEYFQVNLQNGILFVKETIDREVLCPNTPFCIIPLQVIVDKPVQMYRVDVEIEDINDNSPVFSSTINNLVISEVRPPGSRFRLTGAADPDLGTNSITNYELSASEYFALDFQKYLNQIRSLELVLKKNLDREKQSVHNLTLTAYDGGKPRLSGTARIVITVEDFNDNAPVFDQPFYQCSVNENALTGTLVFKLNATDLDEGRNGEILYEFTNMVSEEASNIFSLNQHTGEIRVKGELDFERNDMYELQVEAFDNGDLRLVGHCKVLVTVVDVNDNPPEMTVTSLSVPVPEDSPQGTTVAIISVDDKDSGSNGKVHCYISEPSPFKVNPAFMSDFSLTVNGPLDREVKDEYEVTITARDEGSPSLSTSKTLKIDVSDANDNAPRFIQPVDTVYIKENNPPGSHIYTASAFDPDIGQNSFITYSIRERTIEGIPLSSYISINPENGKVFALVSFDHEQISYFQCHIKATDAGLQALSSNLTLNIFIEDINDNAPTFTPLHSELTIKAPKSAEPGHLITKVKAVDLDSGYNAWTFYKLKDFGGSGKSPFTIAHQTGEITLKRSFTDSDSDEYRLHVVAQDHGEPVMTAEAQIVVSVVESGEELKFDNQETKVTGDEFSDENVYLVVAICIISSIFLITLIVFTVLRWQKYKDEVNDLKENYRICSNTGGSWMYSQHTQYNISSNSVRPKSDLIVFTPNNSQTLGNEEQVNPQGVMSNSYYKVRLKK from the coding sequence ATGCTGTATCAGAGACTGGATTATAAAGCAAGGAATAGGTTGATCCATTTCTTTTTGTTACAAATAACGTGGGATGTGGTCCTGAGTCAGCTGCATTATATCATCCCGGAGGAATCCAAGCATGGCACCTTTGTTGGGAGAATTGCTCAGGATCTTGGACTGGATATAGGTGAGATTAATTCCAGAATGTTACATATTGTCTCTAGAGATGAGAAGGAATATTTCCAGGTGAATCTGCAGAATGGAATCTTGTTTGTTAAAGAGACAATAGACAGAGAGGTTCTGTGTCCAAATACTCCCTTCTGTATTATTCCTCTGCAGGTTATTGTAGATAAGCCTGTGCAGATGTATCGTGTAGATGTAGAGATAGAAGATATCAATGACAATAGTCCAGTCTTCTCCTCCACTATAAATAACCTTGTCATATCAGAAGTCAGACCTCCAGGATCAAGGTTTAGACTAACAGGAGCTGCTGATCCAGATCTTGGAACAAATTCTATCACAAACTATGAGCTCAGTGCAAGTGAATATTTTGCACTGGATTTCCAAAAATATTTAAATCAAATCAGATCATTAGAGCTTGTGCTGAAAAAGAATCTAGACAGAGAGAAGCAATCTGTGCACAACCTGACACTGACAGCTTATGATGGAGGCAAACCAAGACTGAGTGGTACAGCAAGGATAGTCATCACTGTGGAGGATTTCAATGATAATGCTCCAGTGTTTGACCAGCCATTTTACCAGTGCAGTGTTAATGAAAATGCTCTTACTGGGACATTGGTGTTCAAGCTAAATGCTACTGATCTGGATGAAGGAAGAAATGGAGAAATACTTTATGAATTTACCAATATGGTATCAGAGGAGGCAAGCAACATTTTTAGCTTGAACCAACATACAGGGGAAATTCGAGTAAAAGGAGAACTTGATTTTGAAAGAAATGATATGTATGAACTTCAGGTTGAAGCTTTTGATAATGGTGATCTCAGGCTTGTTGGGCATTGTAAAGTTCTAGTGACTGTTGTAGATGTCAATGACAACCCTCCTGAGATGACGGTGACATCATTATCAGTGCCGGTTCCAGAGGACTCTCCACAAGGAACAACAGTCGCCATCATAAGTGTCGATGACAAAGATTCTGGATCAAATGGAAAAGTCCATTGCTATATCTCTGAACCTTCACCATTTAAGGTAAATCCAGCTTTCATGAGTGATTTTTCTTTgactgtgaatggacctttagatCGAGAGGTGAAAGATGAATATGAAGTTACTATTACTGCAAGAGATGAAGGTTCTCCATCCCTATCTACATCAAAAACTCTGAAGATTGACGTAAGTGATGCCAATGACAATGCTCCAAGATTTATCCAGCCAGTAGACACAGTATATATTAAGGAGAACAACCCACCAGGGTCTCATATTTATACGGCTTCAGCCTTTGACCCAGATATTGGACAGAATTCATTCATTACTTACTCAATCCGGGAGAGAACAATTGAGGGGATCCCTTTATCTTCTTACATCTCCATTAATCCAGAGAATGGGAAGGTCTTTGCTTTAGTATCATTTGACCATGAACAGATTTCTTATTTCCAATGTCACATAAAAGCCACTGATGCCGGCCTACAAGCCCTCAGCTCTAACCTTACTCTAAACATATTCATTGAAGATATTAATGATAATGCCCCGACATTCACCCCACTTCATTCCGAACTAACTATCAAAGCGCCCAAGTCAGCGGAGCCCGGACACCTGATAACTAAAGTAAAGGCCGTGGATCTGGATTCTGGATACAATGCTTGGACGTTTTATAAGTTGAAGGATTTTGGAGGATCTGGAAAATCCCCATTTACCATCGCACATCAGACTGGAGAAATTACTTTAAAGAGGTCATTTACAGATTCAGATAGTGATGAGTACAGATTGCATGTAGTAGCTCAGGATCATGGAGAACCAGTCATGACGGCAGAAGCGCAAATTGTGGTATCTGTGGTGGAGTCTGGAGAAGAATTAAAGTTTGATAACCAAGAGACCAAAGTGACTGGTGATGAATTTTCTGATGAAAATGTCTACTTGGTTGTTGCAATCTGCATCATATCAAGTATTTTTCTTATTACTCTAATCGTCTTCACTGTTTTACGATGGCAAAAATACAAAGATGAGGTGAATGACCTGAAAGAAAATTACCGAATCTGCTCCAACACTGGCGGGAGCTGGATGTATTCCCAACACACTCAATATAACATAAGTTCTAATTCAGTCCGACCAAAAAGTGACTTAATTGTCTTTACACCAAATAACTCTCAGACATTAGGGAATGAAGAGCAAGTCAATCCCCAGGGGGTCATGTCAAACTCTTACTATAAGGTAAggctaaaaaaatga
- the LOC142204192 gene encoding protocadherin alpha-6-like, whose translation MLYQRLDYKARSRLIHFFLLQITWDVVLSQLHYIIPEESKHGTFVGRIAQDLGLDIGEINSRMLHIVSRDEKEYFQVIVDKPVQMYRVDVEIEDINDNSPVFPSNVYNHVISEVKHAGSRFQLEEAADPDLGTNSITNYELSASEYFALDYQKYLNQIKSLELVLKKNLDREKQSVHNLTLTAYDGGKPRLSGTTHIIVNVEDFNDNAPVFDQPFYQCSVNENAVEGTLVFKLNATDLDEGRNGEIIYEFSNMVSGEAFTLDKNTGEIRVKGKLDFESVNMYKLQVKAVDYGDVQQVGHCKVLVTVVDVNDNPPEMTVTSLSVPVPENSPQGTTVAIISVHDKDSGSNGKVHCYITEPSPFKVNPAFMSDFSLTVNGPLDREVKDEYEVTITVRDEGSPSLSTSKTLKIDISDTNDNAPRFIQPVDTVFIKENNPPGSHIYTASAFDPDIGQNSFITYSIQERTIEGIPLSSYISINPENGKVFALVSFDHEQISYFQCHIKATDAGLQTLSSNLTLNIFIEDINDNAPTFTPLHSELTIKAPKSAEPGHLITKVKAVDLDSGYNAWTFYKLKDFGGSGKSPFTIAHQTGEITLKRSFTDSDSDEYRLHVVAQDHGEPVMTAEAQIVVSVVESGEELKFDNQETKVTGDEFSDENIYLVVAICVISSIFLITLIVFTVLRWQKYRDEVNELKENYRICSNTGGSWMYSQHTQYNISSNSVRPKSDLIVFTPNNSQTLGNEEQVNPQGVMSNSYYKKVM comes from the exons ATGCTGTATCAGAGACTGGATTATAAAGCAAGGAGCAGGTTGATCCATTTCTTTTTGTTACAAATAACGTGGGATGTGGTCCTGAGTCAGCTGCATTATATCATCCCGGAGGAATCCAAGCATGGCACCTTTGTTGGGAGAATTGCTCAGGATCTTGGACTGGATATAGGTGAGATTAATTCCAGAATGTTACATATTGTCTCTAGAGATGAGAAGGAATATTTCCAG GTTATTGTAGATAAGCCTGTGCAGATGTATCGTGTAGATGTAGAGATAGAAGATATCAATGACAATAGTCCAGTGTTCCCCTCCAATGTATATAATCATGTCATATCAGAAGTGAAGCATGCAGGCTCTCGGTTCCAATTAGAAGAAGCTGCTGATCCAGATCTTGGAACAAATTCTATCACAAACTATGAGCTCAGTGCAAGTGAATATTTTGCATTGGATTACCAAAAATATTTAAATCAAATCAAGTCCTTAGAGCTTGTGCTGAAAAAGAATCTAGACAGAGAGAAGCAATCTGTGCACAACCTGACACTGACAGCTTATGATGGAGGCAAACCAAGACTGAGCGGCACTACACATATCATTGTTAATGTGGAGGATTTTAATGATAATGCTCCAGTGTTTGACCAGCCATTTTACCAGTGCAGTGTTAATGAAAATGCTGTGGAAGGAACTTTAGTGTTCAAGCTAAATGCTACTGATCTGGATGAAGGAAGAAATGGAGAGATAATATATGAATTTAGCAACATGGTGTCAGGGGAGGCATTTACCTTAGACAAGAACACAGGAGAAATAAGAGTGAAAGGCAAACTGGATTTTGAATCTGTGAACATGTATAAACTTCAGGTTAAAGCTGTTGACTATGGAGATGTTCAGCAAGTTGGACATTGTAAAGTTCTAGTGACTGTTGTAGATGTCAATGACAACCCTCCGGAGATGACGGTGACATCATTATCAGTGCCTGTTCCTGAAAATTCTCCCCAGGGAACAACAGTCGCCATCATCAGTGTCCATGATAAAGATTCTggatcaaatggaaaagttcattGCTATATTACTGAACCTTCACCATTTAAGGTAAATCCAGCTTTCATGAGTGATTTTTCTTTgactgtgaatggacctttagatCGAGAGGTGAAAGATGAATATGAAGTTACTATTACTGTGAGAGATGAAGGTTCTCCATCCCTGTCTACCTCAAAAACTCTGAAGATTGACATAAGTGACACAAATGACAATGCTCCAAGATTTATCCAGCCAGTAGACACAGTATTTATTAAGGAGAACAACCCACCAGGGTCTCATATTTATACGGCTTCAGCCTTTGACCCGGATATTGGACAGAATTCTTTCATTACTTACTCAATCCAGGAGAGAACAATTGAGGGGATCCCTTTATCTTCTTACATCTCCATTAATCCAGAGAATGGGAAGGTCTTTGCTTTAGTATCATTTGACCATGAACAGATTTCTTATTTCCAATGTCACATAAAAGCCACTGATGCCGGCCTACAAACCCTCAGCTCTAACCTTACTCTAAACATATTCATTGAAGATATTAATGATAATGCTCCAACATTCACCCCACTTCATTCCGAACTAACAATCAAAGCACCCAAGTCAGCAGAGCCCGGACACCTGATAACTAAAGTAAAGGCCGTGGATTTGGATTCTGGATACAATGCTTGGACGTTTTATAAGTTGAAGGATTTTGGAGGATCTGGAAAATCCCCATTTACCATCGCACATCAGACTGGAGAAATTACTTTAAAGAGGTCATTTACAGATTCAGATAGTGATGAGTACAGATTGCATGTAGTAGCTCAGGATCATGGAGAACCAGTCATGACGGCAGAGGCACAAATTGTGGTATCTGTGGTGGAGTCTGGAGAAGAATTAAAGTTTGATAACCAAGAGACCAAAGTGACTGGTGATGAATTTTCTGATGAAAATATCTACTTGGTTGTTGCAATCTGTGTCATATCAAGTATTTTTCTTATTACTCTAATCGTCTTCACTGTTTTACGATGGCAAAAATACAGAGATGAGGTGAATGAGCTGAAAGAAAATTACCGAATCTGCTCCAACACTGGCGGGAGCTGGATGTATTCCCAACACACTCAATATAACATAAGTTCTAATTCAGTCCGACCAAAAAGTGACTTAATTGTCTTTACACCAAATAACTCTCAGACATTAGGGAATGAAGAGCAAGTCAATCCCCAGGGGGTCATGTCAAACTCCTACTATAAG AAAGTGATGTAG